The genomic interval TGTCTAGGGCACCCCACAGTGCATTAAGGAAAAGATTACAACTTCCCAGGCAGTATATGGATGCAATGAATTCATCCAGTCCTCTTACATTTGCTTTGGAATATAGTAGGCAATAGGAGTACAATGCAGCAACGGCCCAACTGGCAAAAACCATGAGCCATGCTATTGGTATAGTAATCTTGGTGGAATAACGAAGTGGACTGCACACAGCCTCATATCGATCTATGGCTATGAATACCAGGTGGAAAATTGAAACAGATGTGAGGAACATATCAAAACTAGAATGCAGCAAACAAAAAGCATCTCCAAAGTACCAGCAGCCCTCCACAGCCCTCATTGTACTAAAAGGCATCACAGTTACTCCAAGCAGCAGGTCTGCAACTGCCAAAGACATTATAAGCATGTTAGTTGGCGTGTGGAGCTGTTTTATGTGAGCAATGGAGATAATGACCACACTGTTCCCTAGAATAGTGACCAGCATACctgaaacaaaaaaaatgtataaagcaATTTGAACCCCTTCACTGAAGATTTCTCTGGTGCAGGAGGCATTTGATTCTGGGTAACAGAACATCTTAGGATCCAGATGTTGATGAGATGAGATATCCATTGCCAAAATCAAAAAGACATTCAAGTTAGAGCTGATCACTTGCTACTGTAGTCACAGGTGCAGGCGTGTGAGTGGTGCTGAATTCAGCACAGTCTTCTTAGAAGAATGACAGTGTTTATATACCCTATTGGACATATTTTGGGCACACCCCTTTCCCAGCTACCAGCCAGTTATAATAGGTTACATGATTTACATCTGTTTATATTATATGTGTATGTTCAAGTAATATACACCAACAGTATGATAGTGTACCTCGATAATGATGTCATGAGCTCTAAGTTCATTTGTGCCACACTACACAGACATACTGTTCCAGAAATAGGCacgagggggagagaaagaacacTATTCAACAAGGTGACAAGCACAGGCATGACAAACACATTTATTTCAGGCAAGTAGCTTTATTTGAAACAGCTTCAAAGCAGCTTCTGTTACATTTTCACTCAAGCTTTATAACTTTGAGTTGCATAACTGTCACATGTTACATCCCATCATAATTCATATATTTATTTGAACACACATCATACAATGTCAACTGAAACTTTACTCAGAATACAATCTAAATCTACAAGAACCTCTGTGAAAGATGTGACCACTGATGATGATTCTCAAAGCCCTCCtgaaccaaggcccttctcccccaattgctcagcactaggaagagtcttggtggttccaaacttcctccctttaagaatgatggaagccactgtgttcttggggaccttaaatgctaaagtaatgttttggtatccttccccaggtttgtgcctctacacaatcctgtctcagagctctacggacaattccttcgacctcatggcttggattttgctctggcatccactgtcaactgtgggaccttgtatagacaggtgtgtgcctttccaaatcatgtccaatcaattgaatttaccacagatggactccgaTCAAgccgtagaaacatctcaatgatgaggGTCTGAAAAGTTATGTAAATAAgcaatttctgttttttattttgtataaattagcaaacagttctgaaacttgtttttgctttttcattatggagtattgtgtgagatgatgaggatttaaaaaaatctattgtagaataagactgtaatgtaacaacatttggaaaaagtgtggggggatctgaatactttctgaatcaACTATGTatttatgtacagtggggcaaaaaggatttattcagccaccaattgtgcaagttctcccacttaaaaagatgagagaggcctgtaattttcatcataggtacactacaactatgacagacaaaatgagaagaaaaaaaatccagaaaatcacattggaggatttttaatgaatttatttgcagatcatggtggaaaataagtttttggtcaataacaaaagtttatctaaatactttgttatataccctttgttggcaatgacagaggtcaaacgttttctgtaagtcttcacaaggttttcacacacagtttgtaacaatccgggtgtcgtgggtgtggagtcaaatgcaggagacagagagtacaatgctgtgctcttttAATGCACTAAACGCATCACATGGGTGCTAACAATGatcacggccccaaaacacagggaatgtcAAAATGACGATTCAAAAATGCACGACTAGAACTAACATgttcctctgatacagagcagaaggttacaaagaataatcccgcacaacaaccaggcgggccggctgtctaataaagacaaactaatcatacacacaggtgctaccaataaacatacaaggagggggagaaaagacaatcagtggcagctaataggccggtgacga from Oncorhynchus masou masou isolate Uvic2021 unplaced genomic scaffold, UVic_Omas_1.1 unplaced_scaffold_5854, whole genome shotgun sequence carries:
- the LOC135536267 gene encoding trace amine-associated receptor 13c-like; its protein translation is MDISSHQHLDPKMFCYPESNASCTREIFSEGVQIALYIFFVSGMLVTILGNSVVIISIAHIKQLHTPTNMLIMSLAVADLLLGVTVMPFSTMRAVEGCWYFGDAFCLLHSSFDMFLTSVSIFHLVFIAIDRYEAVCSPLRYSTKITIPIAWLMVFASWAVAALYSYCLLYSKANVRGLDEFIASIYCLGSCNLFLNALWGALDTLIAFFFPCSVMVGLYTKIFLVAKTHIKKIEDSQNNSNEGGRGVVSQRSERKAAKTLGIVVGVFIFCWLPFFVNSIVDPYTNFSTPPILFEVFIWLGYFNSTANPIIYALFYPWFRKCLNLIVTLKIFNRHSSYINVFATT